TGCGGACGTGCATCTTACAGCGCCAAAGGAGCCGGCACAAGGTGGACGGTGTTTACACACGAGCCGGATGGGAATCCCACGGCAGTTGAGTGGCTTCAGGCGAGCGGGAGAGATTCGAGGGCGGCGACGGCGGCGCGGAAGACAGCGCCGTTCTCGTCGCACGTCGGGTCGTACGATGCGACGCCGAGCGCGGCGAGACGGCCCGTCGCGGCGACCGTCGCGACCGCATCCGCAAGCTCGGCGGCGGTGAGGCCGCCTGGTACGGCGTAGGAGTTCGCGCGGCCGACGGACGTGTCGAGGACGTCCAGGTCGAGGTGGAGGTAGATGCGCTCCGAGTCTCTCGCGAGACGTTCGACGGCTTCGCGGAGAGCGCCCGTACGGATCGCTTCGGTGGAGAGATGGGTGATGAGGGAGGTTTGCAGCAACTCGCGCTCACCGGGGTCGAGGTCGCGCGCGGCGAGGACGATGCGCTGCTCCGCCACGGGTGTGAAGCCGGGGATGCGCGCGGCGGGTCCGCGCCAGCAGCGGCCGGCGAGCGTGGCGAGGCACATGCCGTCCAGGAACCCGCTCGCGCTCGTCTCGGGCGTGTTGAGGTCGCCGTGTGCGTCCAGCCAGACGACGCCGAGACCGCCGGTGCCGACGCCCGCCGCAGTACCGATGGCGCTGCCGCAGTTGCCGCTCAGGACGAGCGGGAAGCGCCCCGCATCCACCGCCGCGCGGACGCGTTCCGACAGGCGGGCGTGAAGCGCGAAGGTGGTCGCGATCTCGGTCGGGAACGGCGCGTCGGTCTCCACGTACTCCGCCTTCACGTCGTGGCCAAGGGCGCGG
The genomic region above belongs to Longimicrobiaceae bacterium and contains:
- a CDS encoding arginase family protein — protein: MKVQALLVPYDSGHRDERFGRGPDHLLRHGLASTLRALGHDVKAEYVETDAPFPTEIATTFALHARLSERVRAAVDAGRFPLVLSGNCGSAIGTAAGVGTGGLGVVWLDAHGDLNTPETSASGFLDGMCLATLAGRCWRGPAARIPGFTPVAEQRIVLAARDLDPGERELLQTSLITHLSTEAIRTGALREAVERLARDSERIYLHLDLDVLDTSVGRANSYAVPGGLTAAELADAVATVAATGRLAALGVASYDPTCDENGAVFRAAVAALESLPLA